One Candidatus Eremiobacterota bacterium genomic region harbors:
- a CDS encoding FAD-dependent oxidoreductase translates to MSDILKEFVDGVGSLLTGYRITLTEFLKDPVTLQYPWDKWPIPTRYRGKLTVKGFFDEETIERKSTCYPEKDLAPCMKTCPAFTDVRGYITAIAEKNYLEGIRILKNTYPFAGSLGRVCPAPCEGRCTRGTAQRDPLTIRYLKRFLADYERGLPAESRVPYEKKDGPKPHKVAVVGAGPAGLTCAWYLALKGFPVTVFEKLPVAGGYLATGIPKYRLPREILKEEIKSITDLGVELKLNTAVGKDISYDELFSSGYSAVFIGAGATKPSRMGCDGEESPCVQTGEDFLYRVNLNLPYKLGKRVVVIGGGNTAIDCARVAKRLGSDVTILYRRTMAEMPAEEHEINDCINEEVNLEILTAPVKVCGCDVLAGIECVRCTLGEPDASGRRKPMPLECSEFIVECDTIITAVSRTPELPGLPESVKLTKWGTIQTDPMTGATSMKGVYAGGDAALGAATVIEAIATAKKAAMGIEKLLS, encoded by the coding sequence ATGAGTGATATTTTGAAAGAATTCGTAGATGGAGTAGGCAGCCTGCTGACGGGCTACAGGATCACCCTCACGGAGTTCCTGAAGGATCCCGTGACGCTCCAGTACCCATGGGACAAGTGGCCGATCCCCACGAGGTACAGGGGGAAGCTCACCGTCAAGGGCTTCTTTGACGAGGAGACCATCGAGCGCAAGAGCACCTGTTACCCCGAAAAGGATCTGGCGCCCTGCATGAAGACCTGCCCCGCCTTTACCGATGTAAGGGGCTACATCACGGCTATCGCAGAGAAAAACTACCTCGAGGGCATCAGGATCCTGAAGAATACCTATCCCTTTGCAGGGAGCCTCGGAAGAGTCTGCCCTGCTCCATGCGAGGGCCGCTGCACAAGGGGCACGGCCCAGAGGGATCCCCTCACCATAAGGTACCTTAAGAGGTTCCTTGCCGATTACGAGAGAGGCCTTCCTGCCGAGTCGAGAGTGCCCTACGAGAAAAAGGATGGTCCCAAGCCTCACAAGGTGGCCGTTGTGGGCGCGGGCCCCGCGGGGCTCACATGTGCCTGGTACCTTGCTCTCAAGGGCTTTCCCGTGACGGTCTTCGAAAAGCTCCCTGTCGCCGGGGGGTACCTTGCCACGGGAATACCGAAATACCGCCTTCCAAGGGAGATCCTGAAGGAGGAGATCAAGAGCATCACCGATCTTGGCGTTGAGCTGAAGCTCAATACCGCCGTCGGGAAAGATATATCCTATGACGAGCTCTTTTCATCCGGATACAGCGCCGTGTTTATAGGGGCCGGCGCAACAAAGCCCTCGAGGATGGGCTGCGATGGGGAGGAGAGCCCATGTGTTCAGACCGGTGAAGATTTTCTTTACCGTGTGAACCTCAATCTCCCTTACAAGCTGGGAAAGAGAGTCGTCGTCATAGGAGGCGGCAACACGGCCATTGACTGCGCCCGCGTGGCCAAGAGGCTGGGAAGCGACGTGACGATCCTTTACCGTAGAACCATGGCCGAGATGCCTGCCGAAGAGCACGAGATCAATGACTGCATTAACGAAGAGGTGAATCTTGAGATTCTCACGGCGCCTGTAAAGGTCTGCGGCTGCGATGTGCTCGCCGGCATCGAGTGCGTGAGATGCACCCTTGGCGAGCCCGATGCCTCGGGAAGAAGAAAGCCCATGCCCCTCGAGTGCTCGGAGTTCATAGTGGAGTGCGACACCATCATCACTGCCGTGAGCAGGACGCCAGAGCTCCCGGGGCTTCCCGAGAGCGTGAAGCTCACGAAGTGGGGCACCATCCAGACTGACCCCATGACGGGCGCCACCTCAATGAAAGGGGTATACGCTGGCGGTGATGCCGCCCTCGGTGCCGCCACCGTGATCGAAGCCATCGCCACGGCGAAAAAAGCGGCCATGGGTATTGAGAAACTCCTATCCTGA
- a CDS encoding 4Fe-4S dicluster domain-containing protein, with amino-acid sequence MEGKVETIRASMPKLPARERAASFDEVEKGLPEDIAVLEAIRCLGCNVELCVGCRICAEVCPDACIHINTAETLSGKQYVTSYEVDSATCMFCGLCTEACPTKTLVHTAAYELSVYDKQEMVYRESVPAAKKAGGEKEK; translated from the coding sequence ATGGAAGGAAAAGTAGAAACCATAAGAGCGTCTATGCCAAAGCTCCCGGCGCGGGAGCGGGCGGCATCATTTGATGAGGTGGAGAAAGGCCTCCCCGAGGATATTGCCGTCTTGGAGGCAATCCGCTGCCTGGGATGCAACGTGGAGCTCTGCGTAGGCTGCAGGATATGCGCCGAGGTGTGCCCTGACGCCTGTATTCACATTAATACGGCCGAGACGCTCTCGGGGAAGCAGTATGTGACCTCCTATGAGGTGGACAGCGCCACATGCATGTTCTGCGGCCTCTGCACAGAGGCTTGCCCTACAAAGACGCTGGTCCACACGGCGGCCTATGAGCTTTCCGTATATGACAAGCAGGAGATGGTCTATCGGGAATCCGTCCCCGCAGCAAAGAAGGCAGGAGGAGAGAAGGAAAAGTGA
- a CDS encoding NADH-quinone oxidoreductase subunit J: MQAINPPLFYVLAALVICSALVVVRVRNIFHGALALGLTFLGVAGLYITLHAEFLAGMQVLIYVGAVVVLILFGIMLTQQLHRKDMPSFNALQPLALAATLLTAVVMGYFITSQKWSSGEPLIAASPESHVRELGICLMRDYLVPFEVLSVLLLAALLGALVIARKEGKPGDRS, from the coding sequence ATGCAAGCGATTAACCCGCCGCTTTTCTATGTCCTGGCAGCCCTGGTGATATGCTCAGCTCTTGTGGTGGTAAGAGTCCGGAATATCTTCCATGGCGCTCTCGCCCTGGGTCTCACGTTCCTTGGCGTGGCAGGTCTTTATATCACGCTCCATGCGGAATTCCTCGCAGGAATGCAGGTTCTCATTTATGTGGGAGCTGTTGTTGTCCTTATACTGTTCGGTATCATGCTCACCCAGCAGCTTCACAGGAAGGACATGCCGTCCTTTAACGCCTTGCAGCCCCTGGCGCTTGCAGCGACACTGTTGACTGCAGTGGTGATGGGCTATTTTATCACCAGCCAGAAATGGTCTTCAGGTGAGCCTCTCATCGCGGCCTCTCCGGAATCCCATGTCCGCGAGCTGGGCATTTGCCTGATGAGAGATTACCTCGTTCCCTTCGAGGTGCTCTCAGTGCTCCTTCTGGCCGCCCTGCTGGGTGCCCTTGTCATAGCGCGAAAGGAGGGGAAGCCCGGTGATCGGTCTTAA
- the nuoK gene encoding NADH-quinone oxidoreductase subunit NuoK, translating to MIGLNHYLILSLAVFSIGIFGVLTRRSAIGVLLSLELMFNAVCLNFAAFSYFLHTISGQIMVIFIIAIAAAESCVGIALVLSIYRHFKDISVDKVSELKW from the coding sequence GTGATCGGTCTTAACCACTACCTTATCCTGAGCCTGGCAGTTTTCTCCATCGGAATTTTCGGCGTCCTCACGAGGAGGTCGGCCATAGGGGTCCTGCTGTCCCTCGAGCTCATGTTCAACGCGGTATGTCTGAACTTTGCCGCCTTCTCATATTTTCTCCATACCATCTCGGGGCAGATCATGGTCATTTTCATCATAGCCATAGCCGCTGCCGAGTCCTGCGTGGGAATCGCGCTTGTGCTCAGCATCTACCGGCATTTCAAGGATATCTCGGTCGATAAGGTGAGTGAGCTAAAATGGTAG
- the nuoL gene encoding NADH-quinone oxidoreductase subunit L, with protein sequence METLNGSHLLMDGFLVGFCPFFAFVLISIFSLRNRGVSAAISIMAIALSAVLSGIILFHRLKDPFSAPFNYEIPWITINDFTVPIGLLINNLSASMMFIVSFVAMLIQIYSVSYMENEEETVFSKYFAFMSLFAASMLGLVMSPNFFQIYIFWELVGLSSYLLIGFWYSKKSAADAAKKAFVVTRFGDMGFLLGIILLYLITGSFSFDAIPGLLDKYLGNQALTGHMVAGIVLSKTAVVNWVMFLVFCGAIGKSAMFPLHVWLPDAMEGPTPVSALIHAATMVAAGVFLVAQTLPIFHKAPDTMVAIAYIGGFTAFIAATMGIVQDDIKRVLAYSTISQLGIMIMALGLGGYVAGVFHLFTHAFFKALLFLCAGSVIHAIHSNNIWEMGRLGKYMPTTAATFLIGALALAGVPPLAGFWSKDEIMGVLWQSKHYVMIVLGFGVAFCTAFYMFRVYYVAFCGRERSGHPPHESSPFMTIPLVILAFFAIFLGFIGVPGHSAFAPFIEGKALEGHEAFFLGPLLLSMLMAGLGILTAWLLYGKEPEKSEEMLKTRYRAIYTLLVNKYYMDDFWSFIMQRLVFGAAKVASFIDEKIVDNVVNLAGWATDESGKMLRKEESGLVQQYAAVIVISLAIILMGAGFIEAISSGKVFLQIPFR encoded by the coding sequence GTGGAAACCTTGAACGGATCACATCTTCTGATGGACGGGTTCCTGGTGGGCTTTTGCCCCTTTTTCGCCTTCGTCCTCATCTCCATATTTTCCCTGAGAAACAGGGGTGTCTCGGCAGCCATCTCGATCATGGCCATCGCGCTCTCCGCTGTTCTTTCGGGCATAATACTCTTCCACCGTCTTAAAGATCCCTTCTCTGCACCCTTCAACTACGAGATCCCCTGGATCACCATCAATGACTTCACGGTGCCTATCGGCCTCCTCATCAACAACCTCTCGGCGTCGATGATGTTCATCGTAAGCTTTGTCGCCATGCTCATCCAGATTTACTCTGTAAGCTACATGGAGAACGAGGAGGAAACGGTCTTTTCCAAGTACTTTGCTTTCATGTCCCTCTTTGCGGCCTCGATGCTGGGGCTCGTCATGTCGCCCAATTTTTTCCAGATCTATATCTTCTGGGAGCTTGTGGGCCTCTCGTCGTATCTCCTGATAGGATTCTGGTACAGCAAGAAGTCGGCCGCCGACGCGGCGAAAAAGGCCTTTGTCGTCACAAGGTTCGGCGACATGGGATTCCTTCTGGGAATAATACTGCTCTACCTCATCACGGGGAGCTTCTCATTTGACGCCATTCCCGGGCTCCTGGACAAGTATCTCGGCAACCAGGCCCTCACGGGCCATATGGTGGCAGGCATCGTGCTGTCAAAGACCGCCGTGGTGAACTGGGTGATGTTCCTGGTCTTTTGCGGCGCCATAGGGAAAAGTGCCATGTTTCCTCTCCACGTGTGGCTTCCCGACGCAATGGAAGGCCCCACCCCCGTGAGCGCCCTCATCCATGCTGCCACGATGGTGGCAGCAGGCGTGTTCCTTGTCGCTCAGACGCTCCCCATATTCCATAAGGCTCCCGACACCATGGTGGCGATTGCCTATATAGGAGGCTTTACCGCATTCATTGCGGCTACCATGGGCATTGTGCAGGACGACATAAAAAGGGTTCTCGCCTATTCGACGATCAGCCAGCTCGGCATCATGATCATGGCCCTGGGCCTTGGCGGCTACGTGGCCGGTGTGTTCCATCTCTTTACCCATGCCTTTTTCAAGGCCCTCCTGTTCCTCTGCGCCGGCTCGGTAATCCATGCGATCCACTCAAACAACATATGGGAGATGGGCCGCCTCGGGAAGTACATGCCCACGACAGCGGCAACCTTCCTGATAGGTGCCCTTGCCCTTGCGGGCGTGCCGCCCCTTGCGGGCTTCTGGAGCAAGGACGAGATAATGGGTGTGCTGTGGCAGTCAAAACACTACGTGATGATAGTCCTTGGGTTCGGAGTGGCATTCTGCACGGCCTTCTACATGTTCCGGGTCTATTATGTCGCCTTCTGCGGCAGGGAGCGCTCGGGCCACCCGCCTCACGAGTCCTCGCCGTTCATGACGATCCCCCTGGTGATCCTCGCTTTCTTTGCCATCTTCCTCGGGTTCATCGGCGTCCCGGGCCACAGCGCCTTTGCTCCCTTCATCGAGGGAAAGGCGCTTGAAGGCCATGAGGCCTTTTTCCTGGGACCCTTGCTCCTCTCGATGCTGATGGCGGGCCTGGGAATCCTCACCGCATGGCTCCTTTACGGCAAGGAGCCCGAGAAGAGCGAGGAGATGCTCAAGACCCGGTACAGGGCCATTTACACTCTTCTTGTCAACAAGTATTACATGGACGATTTCTGGTCTTTCATAATGCAGCGCCTTGTCTTCGGAGCGGCGAAAGTGGCATCGTTCATCGATGAGAAGATTGTCGACAACGTGGTGAACCTTGCCGGCTGGGCTACCGACGAGAGCGGCAAGATGCTCAGGAAGGAAGAGTCCGGCCTTGTGCAGCAGTATGCCGCGGTCATTGTAATTTCACTGGCGATCATTCTGATGGGTGCCGGTTTCATAGAAGCCATATCGTCGGGAAAAGTATTTCTGCAGATACCCTTCAGATAA
- a CDS encoding NADH-quinone oxidoreductase subunit M — MEPIILSIITFSPLLGALLILFIPREEEWEIKLLATFSTFCSFILSLYLFVTFDRSLGSETLQFVERIPWIPKLGISYIMGVDGFNAPMVLLSGILAFACILASFRITHRTKEYFILTLVCLTGVIGVFSTQDLFFFVVFYEMASIPMYFLIGIWGSDKSGNGKTVKKEYAALKLTLYLQLGGGLVLLGILGVYFLTVLPQGMQRTFFLHDLIQYGNLAKHYQMILFPLIFLGFAIEAGFWPLHTWLPDGHSAAPTALSMILAGVLLKMGGYGMLKIAIGLAPQGALVWLDIFIAFGVINIIYGALCAMNQTDIKYMIAYSSVSHMGFVTLGIAARNTAGFNGAIFQMFSHGIITALLFAIAGLLYEKAHTRSMPKLGGLAVKMPYLATFFILGGLASLGLPGMSGFVAEFLVFIAVFKAHYIIAGALAITGIVLTAIYILRAVQRIFFGALPDGYLDIKDLTGIEGSHLVLLSLVMIVFGVYPRLLIDVMSPSTEYLRRLLMGQ, encoded by the coding sequence ATGGAGCCCATAATCCTGTCGATAATCACCTTTTCTCCCCTCCTCGGGGCGCTCCTGATCCTTTTCATCCCCCGGGAGGAAGAGTGGGAGATCAAGCTGCTTGCCACTTTCTCCACCTTCTGCTCCTTTATCCTTTCCTTATACCTTTTCGTTACCTTTGACAGGTCCCTGGGGAGCGAGACCCTGCAGTTCGTGGAGAGAATCCCATGGATACCGAAGCTGGGCATTTCCTACATAATGGGCGTTGACGGTTTCAACGCACCCATGGTGCTCCTTTCCGGAATACTGGCCTTTGCCTGCATCCTGGCATCATTCCGGATCACCCACAGGACAAAAGAGTATTTCATTCTCACCCTCGTCTGCCTCACGGGCGTCATAGGTGTCTTCAGCACGCAGGATCTCTTTTTCTTTGTGGTATTTTACGAGATGGCCAGTATCCCGATGTATTTTCTCATCGGCATCTGGGGATCAGATAAATCAGGGAACGGAAAGACGGTGAAAAAGGAATACGCCGCTCTCAAGCTCACCCTCTACCTCCAGCTGGGCGGCGGGCTTGTGCTCCTTGGCATCCTGGGCGTCTATTTCCTCACGGTGCTCCCCCAGGGCATGCAGAGGACCTTCTTCCTCCATGACCTCATCCAGTACGGGAACCTTGCAAAGCATTACCAGATGATCCTCTTCCCTCTCATCTTCCTGGGCTTTGCCATAGAGGCCGGCTTCTGGCCCCTCCACACGTGGCTCCCCGACGGCCATTCGGCAGCGCCGACAGCCCTCTCGATGATCCTTGCCGGCGTCCTCCTCAAGATGGGCGGGTACGGCATGCTCAAGATCGCCATAGGGCTCGCACCGCAGGGCGCGCTTGTATGGCTGGACATCTTTATAGCCTTCGGGGTAATCAACATCATTTATGGCGCTCTCTGTGCCATGAACCAGACTGATATCAAATATATGATTGCCTATTCCAGTGTAAGCCACATGGGTTTCGTCACACTGGGGATCGCGGCGAGAAATACAGCAGGCTTTAACGGAGCCATCTTCCAGATGTTCTCCCATGGCATCATCACGGCCCTCCTCTTCGCCATCGCCGGCCTGCTCTACGAGAAGGCCCATACCCGCTCCATGCCGAAGCTTGGAGGTCTCGCGGTGAAAATGCCATACCTTGCCACATTCTTTATCCTGGGAGGGCTTGCCTCGCTGGGACTCCCCGGTATGAGCGGCTTCGTTGCCGAGTTCCTGGTGTTCATCGCCGTGTTCAAGGCCCACTATATCATTGCCGGCGCCCTGGCCATCACGGGCATCGTGCTCACCGCCATCTACATCCTGAGAGCAGTGCAGCGCATATTTTTCGGAGCCTTGCCCGACGGGTATCTCGATATCAAGGACCTGACAGGCATCGAGGGCTCCCACCTGGTGCTGCTGTCCCTGGTGATGATTGTCTTCGGGGTGTACCCGCGGCTCCTGATAGACGTGATGAGCCCGAGCACGGAATATCTAAGACGGCTCCTTATGGGTCAATAA
- a CDS encoding NADH-quinone oxidoreductase subunit N yields MNLELLSMELFLCAWGLLLIILNLAGLKNNRVLGYITAAGVIIASAIGIFFLYGRNEPLARTGKELFKGFLYFTDPLSVYFKMLILLLVLMAVLLSMDYFHRHRGAHAEFYPILLFCSSGLLMMTSAGDFLLLFVAMELVSIPLYVLAAFERKERRSAEAGFKYFMLGAFSSALFLFGVSILYGMTNSLIFVNKSFATLPTITGTMNNESFFTAGPAIKAALSLAIVMIVAGLGFKIAASPFHMWAPDVYEGSPIPVTAFISVAPKVAGIAVLLRVFPGGIDACSSNWMPLFALIGMLSIVIGNLTALRQDNIKRLLAYSGISQVGFILLGFAGISANRDAAISYVLFYTTVYALTNMGVFAVAQLASEHYGTEKFSEYKGLAVISPSLSLMAALALLSLAGIPPLSGFMAKFLIFASIFNAFDHRLMLFVVLAIIFSVISLFYYLRILKYMYYREIENRAPLVIPGVCMVVLSISTLATVFLGLLPSFFTLTGYVAEYLNK; encoded by the coding sequence GTGAATCTCGAGTTGCTTTCGATGGAATTGTTCCTCTGCGCCTGGGGGTTGCTCCTCATTATTCTGAACCTGGCAGGCCTGAAAAACAACAGGGTGCTTGGGTACATCACGGCAGCGGGCGTCATTATCGCAAGCGCCATAGGCATTTTCTTCCTTTACGGCAGAAACGAGCCCCTCGCGCGCACGGGGAAAGAGCTCTTCAAAGGCTTCCTGTACTTTACCGATCCTCTCTCGGTGTACTTCAAGATGCTGATCCTGCTCCTCGTCCTTATGGCCGTGCTGCTCTCAATGGACTATTTCCACCGCCACCGCGGGGCTCACGCCGAGTTCTACCCCATCCTCCTCTTCTGCAGCTCGGGGCTTTTGATGATGACTTCGGCAGGCGATTTCCTGCTGCTCTTCGTTGCCATGGAACTGGTGAGCATACCGCTTTACGTGCTTGCCGCCTTCGAGAGGAAAGAGAGAAGGTCCGCGGAGGCCGGCTTCAAATACTTCATGCTCGGCGCATTCTCTTCAGCCCTTTTCCTTTTCGGCGTCAGCATTCTGTACGGCATGACAAACTCGCTGATATTCGTCAACAAGAGCTTCGCCACGCTTCCCACGATTACAGGCACCATGAACAACGAGAGCTTTTTTACCGCCGGCCCGGCCATCAAGGCAGCCCTCTCTCTTGCCATCGTGATGATCGTCGCAGGTCTTGGCTTCAAGATCGCCGCTTCCCCCTTCCACATGTGGGCGCCTGATGTGTATGAAGGCTCGCCGATCCCCGTGACAGCCTTTATCTCCGTGGCTCCCAAGGTTGCGGGGATCGCCGTATTGCTGAGAGTATTCCCCGGCGGCATCGATGCCTGCTCGTCAAACTGGATGCCACTCTTTGCCCTTATCGGCATGCTCTCCATTGTAATTGGAAACCTCACTGCCCTGAGGCAGGATAATATAAAAAGGCTCCTTGCCTATTCAGGCATCTCCCAGGTGGGCTTCATACTCCTTGGCTTCGCAGGGATAAGCGCCAACAGGGATGCCGCCATATCCTACGTGCTCTTCTACACTACCGTGTATGCCCTCACCAACATGGGTGTCTTTGCCGTCGCACAGCTTGCCAGCGAGCATTACGGCACAGAAAAATTCTCAGAGTACAAAGGTCTGGCTGTCATATCGCCAAGCCTCTCTCTCATGGCGGCCCTGGCTCTTCTCTCCCTGGCAGGGATTCCGCCCCTTTCAGGCTTCATGGCAAAGTTCCTTATCTTCGCCAGTATTTTCAACGCCTTCGACCACAGGCTTATGCTCTTTGTCGTGCTGGCTATCATATTCAGCGTCATCTCCCTGTTTTACTATCTCAGGATCCTCAAATACATGTACTACCGTGAGATAGAAAATAGAGCGCCTCTTGTCATCCCTGGCGTGTGCATGGTAGTCCTCTCCATATCCACCCTCGCCACGGTCTTCCTGGGCCTTCTGCCCTCGTTCTTCACGCTCACTGGCTATGTGGCGGAGTATCTCAACAAATAG
- a CDS encoding amidohydrolase family protein, with amino-acid sequence MLSVPYPIIDAHIHLFVTTPLTHPEKYRDLYTPMEIKMMKKRFDKNLKERGQPPIDTSCCTAKENADRWHAQFEKCGITRGAFISMENDYENLRDFLSLGRERFLGYAFLDPLREDGPAYLERSVKEYGLRGLKLIATNQKFHPYDARIYPLWEKAQELQIPVLIHMGASIGYSADFRFANPLDLQPVLRDFPDLVFMLAHFGVGFFREALLLGYQCDNVYYDTSSSNIWMKYQGFPITLKDVFRYALDAVGPGRIVFGTDSSYFPRGYRFDVLKEQHEALEALGVSEEDRAKIFGGNIARLMKL; translated from the coding sequence ATGCTCTCAGTTCCCTACCCGATCATCGACGCCCATATCCATCTCTTTGTCACGACGCCTCTCACCCATCCCGAGAAATACCGGGACCTTTACACCCCCATGGAAATCAAGATGATGAAGAAGCGCTTTGATAAGAACCTGAAAGAGCGCGGCCAGCCCCCCATTGACACTTCATGCTGCACGGCGAAGGAGAATGCCGACCGCTGGCACGCCCAGTTTGAAAAATGCGGCATCACCCGCGGCGCCTTCATTTCAATGGAAAACGATTACGAGAACCTGCGGGATTTTCTGAGCCTTGGCAGGGAGAGGTTCCTCGGGTACGCCTTTCTCGACCCCCTCAGGGAAGACGGGCCTGCATACCTCGAAAGATCAGTGAAGGAATACGGCCTCAGGGGCCTCAAGCTCATCGCCACCAACCAGAAGTTCCACCCCTATGACGCAAGGATCTATCCCCTCTGGGAAAAAGCCCAGGAGCTTCAGATCCCCGTGCTTATCCACATGGGGGCATCAATAGGTTACTCGGCGGACTTCCGTTTCGCCAATCCCCTCGATCTCCAGCCCGTGCTCCGGGATTTCCCTGACCTTGTTTTCATGCTGGCCCATTTCGGCGTGGGCTTCTTCAGGGAGGCCCTCCTGCTGGGCTACCAGTGCGACAACGTTTACTATGACACGTCCAGCTCCAACATCTGGATGAAATACCAGGGATTCCCCATCACCCTCAAGGACGTCTTCAGGTATGCCCTTGACGCCGTGGGGCCGGGGCGCATCGTGTTCGGCACCGACTCGAGCTACTTTCCCAGGGGATACCGCTTCGACGTGCTTAAGGAGCAGCATGAGGCCCTGGAAGCACTGGGTGTCTCCGAGGAGGACAGAGCGAAGATATTCGGCGGGAACATTGCCAGGCTGATGAAGCTCTAG
- a CDS encoding nucleotidyltransferase domain-containing protein — MEYGRNSCLEDFFLLNLWGGSKAGCYPLQGEAWGELPGKIDMDRYRKEWDALALREDEENERRRLQAIDFAKVIKDILVNEFDVERVFLFGSALREKSFREDSDIDIGVEGLPVPLYFKALARLTMESPFPVDLKPLEEVKQAFRDSIMKGTVLYEKRKAS, encoded by the coding sequence GTGGAATACGGAAGAAATTCTTGTCTTGAGGACTTTTTTCTGCTAAACTTGTGGGGAGGCAGCAAAGCTGGCTGCTATCCTCTGCAAGGGGAGGCATGGGGGGAATTGCCTGGTAAAATAGATATGGACAGATACAGAAAAGAATGGGATGCATTGGCCTTGCGGGAAGATGAAGAGAATGAAAGAAGGCGGCTTCAGGCCATAGATTTTGCAAAGGTGATTAAGGATATTCTTGTCAATGAGTTTGATGTTGAAAGGGTATTTTTATTCGGATCGGCTCTAAGGGAAAAGTCTTTTCGCGAAGATTCCGATATTGATATAGGAGTGGAAGGGCTCCCTGTGCCGCTTTATTTCAAGGCCCTTGCCAGGCTTACGATGGAAAGCCCTTTTCCTGTTGATTTGAAGCCTCTGGAAGAGGTGAAGCAGGCATTCAGGGACAGTATCATGAAAGGAACAGTGCTCTATGAGAAAAGAAAGGCTTCCTGA
- a CDS encoding SUMF1/EgtB/PvdO family nonheme iron enzyme, giving the protein MSGATGAATEMVQVGDAGNGADFTGFGAVKYNYSIGRCEVTIGQYTAFLNAVSRTDTYGLYNSTMAGDLNVAGITRSGTPGGYSYAPLNNGGDSTNRPVTYLSWFDAARFANWMSNVQPTGAQDRTTTEDGAYNLAVEPQRVESTGTGGYYDFPTRSDIPPGNVIGSSPNQGNYVKSEGKFSVTQQVVASSSQNYLTDVGAYTDSASYYGTFDQLGNVYEWNDLTGESAGARGLRGSCWFGSLVKAYDVSKLSRGMVPAAYETNSIGFRLAGRYSTIRR; this is encoded by the coding sequence TTGTCAGGTGCCACTGGCGCCGCCACGGAGATGGTCCAGGTCGGGGATGCCGGCAATGGTGCTGACTTCACAGGCTTCGGAGCTGTCAAATATAACTATTCCATAGGAAGGTGCGAGGTAACAATAGGGCAATACACTGCATTCCTGAATGCAGTATCCAGGACTGATACCTATGGACTCTATAACTCCACCATGGCAGGTGATCTCAATGTCGCAGGCATCACCCGGTCAGGCACCCCGGGCGGCTACTCCTATGCTCCACTCAACAACGGCGGCGACAGCACCAACAGGCCGGTCACCTATTTAAGCTGGTTTGACGCGGCGAGGTTCGCCAACTGGATGAGCAACGTTCAGCCCACGGGCGCCCAGGACAGGACAACGACAGAAGATGGCGCCTACAACTTGGCAGTGGAGCCGCAGCGGGTTGAGAGCACGGGGACCGGCGGCTATTACGATTTTCCAACGCGAAGCGACATCCCGCCGGGGAATGTAATCGGCAGTTCACCCAACCAGGGTAACTACGTCAAGTCTGAAGGAAAGTTCTCTGTGACCCAGCAGGTCGTTGCGAGCTCTTCCCAGAACTACCTGACCGATGTCGGCGCCTACACAGACAGCGCAAGCTATTATGGCACTTTTGATCAGCTCGGGAACGTCTATGAATGGAACGATCTCACCGGAGAGTCAGCGGGCGCGCGAGGACTTCGCGGGAGCTGCTGGTTCGGCTCGCTTGTCAAGGCATACGATGTCTCCAAGCTCTCTCGCGGCATGGTTCCTGCCGCATATGAGACAAACAGCATCGGTTTCCGCCTCGCAGGCCGTTATTCCACTATTCGCCGTTGA
- a CDS encoding isoprenylcysteine carboxylmethyltransferase family protein, whose amino-acid sequence MKGLSKRAWSAFARLALAMGLLVFLTAGSLRYFQAWGFLAVFFGASFLITRSLLKNDPALLERRLKSGPAAEKEKTQRIIMLFASLGFIALLVVPALDFRFHWSRVPLWLVIAGDGAIVLGFLIVFRVLRENPFTSATIEIASDQRVISTGPYATVRHPMYAGSMLYHLGMPFALGSYWGLLALAGMVPFLIWRLFDEERFLSASLPGYRDYCSTVRWRLIPGIF is encoded by the coding sequence ATGAAAGGTCTGAGCAAGAGAGCCTGGTCCGCCTTTGCCCGCCTCGCCCTGGCGATGGGACTCCTGGTGTTTCTCACGGCAGGGTCCCTCCGCTACTTTCAGGCCTGGGGGTTTCTGGCCGTCTTTTTCGGAGCGTCCTTTCTGATTACCCGCTCTCTGCTGAAAAATGACCCCGCCCTGCTTGAGCGGCGCCTCAAAAGCGGGCCTGCCGCCGAAAAGGAGAAGACTCAGAGAATCATCATGCTCTTCGCCTCATTGGGATTCATCGCCCTGCTGGTGGTTCCCGCCCTCGACTTCCGCTTCCATTGGTCACGGGTGCCGCTCTGGCTTGTGATTGCAGGCGACGGGGCAATTGTGCTGGGGTTCCTCATCGTGTTTCGAGTCTTACGGGAGAACCCCTTCACCTCGGCGACCATTGAAATCGCCAGTGACCAGAGAGTGATTTCCACAGGGCCGTACGCGACGGTACGCCACCCCATGTATGCCGGAAGCATGCTCTATCATCTCGGCATGCCCTTTGCGCTCGGGTCATACTGGGGGCTGCTCGCGCTGGCCGGCATGGTTCCATTCCTGATATGGCGCCTCTTCGACGAGGAGCGCTTCCTCTCTGCGAGCCTGCCTGGATACAGGGACTATTGCAGCACGGTGAGATGGAGACTGATACCCGGCATCTTCTGA